Proteins encoded by one window of Rhineura floridana isolate rRhiFlo1 chromosome 9, rRhiFlo1.hap2, whole genome shotgun sequence:
- the DRD5 gene encoding D(1B) dopamine receptor: protein MLQSPWTKNATLSGPAGSAPTPQPTRELLPPATGSAAAEAATASPGTPVAHMVAAGSLLSLLVVWTLLGNVLVCVAIMGSRHLRAKVTNIFIVSLAVSDLLVALLVMPWKAVTEVAGYWPFGAFCNIWVAFDIMCSTASILNLCVISVDRYWAISSPFRYERKMTQRVALVMIGLAWTLSVLISFIPVQLNWHKQGENPGTAATPLAASPHAGSVSSWAEGFGTLWTGGPGANGNDTLQAEATERCDSSLNRTYAIASSLISFYIPVAIMIVTYTRIYQIAQVQIRRISSLERAAEHAQNCRRSSKSSDCGHPLHHHHHPCLRSSIRKETKVLKTLSVIMGVFVCCWLPFFILNCMVPFCESPPDDPEAGLPCVSDSTFNIFVWFGWANSSLNPIIYAFNADFRKVFSNLLGCSQRCSSTPVETVNVSNELISYNQDTLFHREIATTYVNMIPNVVGCGKGDPFDRMSQISPDHEIATDSAWELDCEGDISVDKITPLTPSCLL, encoded by the coding sequence ATGCTGCAGTCACCCTGGACTAAGAACGCCACTCTGTCCGGGCCAGCCGGCAGCGCCCCGACGCCGCAGCCGACCCGCGAGCTGCTCCCCCCGGCGACGGGCTCTGCTGCGGCCGAGGCGGCCACCGCCTCTCCCGGGACCCCTGTGGCGCACATGGTGGCGGCGGGCAGCCTGCTATCGCTGCTGGTCGTCTGGACTCTCTTGGGGAACGTGCTGGTGTGCGTGGCCATCATGGGGTCTCGCCACCTGCGGGCCAAGGTCACCAACATCTTCATCGTTTCCTTAGCCGTCTCGGATCTCCTGGTGGCGCTGCTGGTCATGCCCTGGAAGGCGGTGACTGAGGTGGCGGGCTACTGGCCCTTCGGGGCCTTCTGCAACATCTGGGTGGCCTTCGATATCATGTGCTCGACCGCCTCCATCCTCAACCTGTGCGTCATCAGCGTGGACAGGTACTGGGCCATCTCCAGCCCCTTCAGGTACGAGAGGAAGATGACCCAGAGGGTGGCTTTGGTGATGATCGGCCTGGCCTGGACTCTCTCGGTCCTCATCTCCTTCATCCCGGTCCAGCTCAACTGGCATAAGCAGGGCGAGAACCCCGGTACCGCCGCCACCCCCTTAGCAGCTAGCCCCCACGCGGGGAGCGTCTCCTCATGGGCCGAAGGTTTCGGCACCTTGTGGACAGGGGGACCCGGGGCCAACGGCAACGACACTCTGCAGGCGGAGGCGACAGAGCGCTGCGACTCCAGCCTGAATCGGACCTACGCCATCGCCTCCTCCCTGATCAGTTTTTACATCCCCGTGGCCATCATGATCGTCACATACACTCGGATCTACCAGATCGCCCAGGTGCAGATCCGTCGGATCTCCTCGCTGGAGAGGGCTGCCGAGCACGCCCAGAACTGCCGTCGCAGCAGCAAGAGCTCGGACTGCGGTCACCCtctccatcaccatcaccacccctgCCTCAGATCCTCCATCCGCAAGGAAACCAAAGTCCTCAAGACGCTCTCCGTCATCATGGGAGTTTTTGTCTGCTGCTGGCTGCCTTTTTTTATCCTGAACTGCATGGTGCCCTTCTGCGAGAGCCCCCCCGACGACCCAGAAGCCGGGCTGCCCTGCGTCAGCGACAGCACTTTCAACATCTTCGTCTGGTTCGGCTGGGCCAACTCGTCCCTCAACCCCATTATCTACGCCTTTAACGCTGACTTCAGGAAGGTCTTCTCCAATCTCTTGGGCTGCAGTCAGCGTTGCTCCAGCACCCCGGTGGAGACAGTCAACGTCAGCAACGAGCTCATCTCTTACAATCAAGACACCCTCTTCCACAGGGAAATCGCTACCACCTACGTCAACATGATCCCCAATGTGGTGGGCTGTGGCAAGGGAGATCCCTTCGACAGGATGTCCCAGATCTCACCTGATCACGAGATCGCCACAGACTCTGCCTGGGAGCTGGACTGTGAAGGGGACATCTCTGTAGACAAAATTACTCCCCTCACCCCCAGTTGTCTACTTTAG